DNA from Primulina tabacum isolate GXHZ01 unplaced genomic scaffold, ASM2559414v2 Contig878, whole genome shotgun sequence:
AAATGTCATTAAACCCAAAAGAAATGGGTCACACCTTCAAGCTTATTATCAATCTTGGAAAATAAACGGAAGATCATCCTCATTTCAAGGTATATATACTCTATTTTTTACTCTAAACAATCTCTAGTTTCCGGAGTACATTTCTTGAAGTGATCCCTGACTTAAGCGTCGGAAGGTTTTCTCCGGGTATCCTCAAACACCTCTAACATTGTTCGTGATATAGGTGGTGACCCCCAAAGTTTACTTGTGAGAACCACTGAAGGATCATCTAGACACACGGATTGACTGATCACTCAGATCTACTAATTTCGGTAACATTGTATATTTACTGCATCAACATCTTTGCCATGATTGACCATTAAGTCAATATTGAATTTTGAAACTAATAATAGTATAATCTCTTGCACCTAAGTTTAAACAACATAAGAAATAGAAAAGAACACATCATCATCAAATGAAAATTAAGTTGAAGAATTGTCTCTCCATTGGGAAATAACAATTAACACAACTTAGGTAAACATTTGTCCAATTTACAGACGCATTAATCTATTCAAACAGGTtcatgaacaattaaaaatgtaCGCTGATGACAATGAAATAATGCATGCACCTCATATTAAATGGGCAGTTAATTAGGTGTTTGATCCTGGTCAAAAATCTTTTTTGATTTGTAACattctttaaataaaaacacatgatctcaagttttgtattatgtGTTTTTTCCAAAGGAggttattttttaagaaaaaaattccttaaacattagATAAAGTACACGAGGAAACATAATTTTCTAGCACAATACaactaattattttaaattaattttattcaaaGTTAAAGGTTACATTCTTGATCAAACATAGTTAACAGAAACAAAAACAATGCTTACATTGatttgaaatgtctaaatcttGAAGGGTTCGATGTACATTGCAACTATGAGGGGCTTTATAACCTTTTCTGGTTGAGTATATCCATCTTCATTGTTCTTGTATATTACATATTACCCTTGTGATGTTGAGGATTATCATAAGAACCTCCTTCGAACACGGAAATGGTCTCTTGAAATCCTCATTAACATCCTTCCACGCATCTGTAGTCATTTCCTCAATCTTATTCATTGCCTCTTCCATTGTCACACCGTAATCCTTCATGTAGCAGTCGATACCGGTGGATTTTTGGCCTCTTCCTTTTTCGACCTACGAATATGTTGAGCATATGTAAGAGATACTGATTTAACCTACTGAATAAAGTACTATACACATGCAAGCTACCTCCGGAACCCTAAGAAACTACCTTTAAAACTACTGAATAAAGTTTAGATTGTGTTTGGACCGAAGTATTTGTGATAAAAGGATTTGAAAAGTATagatcatttttttttactcaaaCTGATACAATGGATTTGAGACCAAATCCACTGAAATCATTCCATCCAGTTGCAATCTTTAGGTATTTGTAAGGCCGTACAATTAACTTGTTCATGGACTGAGGTTAATcattttcatgaaataaaaatatatttgaattgaTGAAAGCATATATGATAATGATTAGTTTCACATGTACGTGGACCTTGGAAATGAAGTTCAAACCTATAAGAttagaaagaaagattttccaATTCCATCAGGTATCTAGGCATAAATACTGTTAAAAAGCTCGCCTTTTCCTTCATGTATCGAAATCATTAATCTTTTACAGATTAGACTTAGATATATAGACATCATGGTCATCCAGTTTGTACCTTGTATGTAGCTTTATCACCAACCAAACGACTAATTTCTAGGCTTGCTCCAAGAATCCTCGGCATCATATTCAGCCATTCGAACTCTACCTTCGTAGCAAAATCCGTTCCCATCAATGATGCATTCGAAAGGAAGAAGTAAGCACAAGTTGTGAGCGCGTTGCTAAGGTACTCCCAAAATGGTGGCAAGTAACCCTCAATAAACCACTTGGCCTCCACATTGTAGCTCCTCACTTGTTCTTTGAACTAAACAACATCGCATACAAATTACAAaatatatgtcggattcaatATAATCAGATGAAATGATTTTATCTTGTAATATAATGAGAAAATTAATACTGCATCTATCGTATAGTCGACGGCATAGGATCTTCCTTCCTTTGCTAATTCTTCCTTAAATCCCGCATAGAGTTTTAAAATGGCGGTATAAAGTGGTTTCATGTACTCCGGGAGTAGATCAATCTCTCTAATATCCCACCTGAAACAACCAACAACGAATTATTGAGCAGAAATTTTATTTGTTAAGAGCCAAGttgtgaattttttatttttaattacctTTGAATTGCTTTAGTGTATGTATCTAGTTCTTCAATTGTACCATAAGCATCAAATGTATCATCGGTTAAAGATAAAAATTGGATGACTTTTGTCAACATAACTCGAGCTCGAGAAAATCGTGGCAAATGAGACGCTCCCATTGCCCAAAAGTAACACTCGACAATTCTATCTCTGGCATAAGGAAGTTGGGATGTAAGATTCATTTCTCTCCACCACCTGTAAAATAACAAGAACAATTAATTACAAACATTTTAAGTTTCAAGATATGCATGTTAAAATTAATGAACCTGTCCAAAAGTAAGGACTGTCTTAAATTGTCACTTCTTAAATCTTCGTTAcataaaaatgtgtgtgtgtgttcgaCATTAAGTTATGACAGCAATGTTACCTCGACACTTCATAGAGTTCTTGTTTGTGCAACATTTGCACTGCATTGTAGTCTAATTTAGCAAACTTCAAAAGTGATTCATCTCTAGAATATACATCCTCCTCGTAGACAGTGATGTAATGATGTGACTCAAATCTTGGATACCCCAAATGCAATGGTTGCACGAGGGCATGCTCGACTTGTCTGTTGAGGGGTGATTGGAGGTTTGTTGCCATGGATTTGAGGCAGTCTTTTGTGAAAACAAGGGCATCTTCCAGTATATTTTCTTTGCGCTTTCTCAAATGTGCTGCTTCATACAAACTCAATAAACCCCTAACATCACTTTTAAGAGACTCTTTGAACTTTCCATCGCCACCCCTGAATTTGCTAAATACATCTGAttgaaacataaataataacGATAGTCAATCTTTCAGAGGATAATTATGGTATATAtcttatacacacacacacacacacacgtgtacgtttatatatgtatgtatatttctGTATGCATATACCAGAAGTTAAGTGAAGTCCATGTTGCCTAAACAATCGAAAATGGATTGAAACTGTGTTTAAGTCATAGGCCTCATCTTCATAATTTGTATTCAGGCCAAAATAATGCTCCAATTTATCTTCGATTTCGTCGTCAAAGTGATACGATACGCCAAGGCGTTCTAGTGCATCGATCAAACTCATTGTATCCACCATTTTGCTTTCTGGATTTGTTAACTTAGTCTTCACTTCATCTTTCAACAATTCAATTTCCTTGGAATATTTTTTGCTATCTGCATAAAATACATCAATCAAACATTTCTTATAATTTCAAAATGCATGAAATAGATTAAATTAGCAGGAACCCTTTAAAGATATGATCATATTAAATTAGCAGGAACCCTTTAAAGATATGATCATATTAAAATCGATATTATACCagcaaaatttaaacatcctaaATTTGTATTTATAATCTAACATGCATGTCTCTTGCATGTGAAGAAATTTAGTATCAATATAGCCTATAAACAAAAGTTTCTACTAAAAAAATAGGGCAATTCATCCTGGATAAACGAATTTTTCCAATCATTTTTTCGTTGAAGTCTAGATAATcgattataaaaaaaatgtaaacaacaataataattgcatgcaagccttttttaaaatataaacatgtaaaatataCATTGCGAGTGTTGGAGTAGGTgtccggcaagccaacttgtggctagggttttattgactctaatgccaaacaatctttattttataatattttacgattttattcgattatggcattatactttatctgtatacccatgcaagctgcatagataaagtccttgaatatacaataggtaccatgaggtctgtgtcacaacgtaagatcatgaaactcattaggaagtgtaccgtatattctaaacaggttcctagtcgaatcagccgcctaaaacaaatTAGACTTGTTTTAATTATGGATTAAGAATCCATAATATTGCTTAATAATTGATTAAGAACTAATTAGCCAAAGACcatgatttttgaaggatggaaCTCTCGGCCATCTCTTGAAAATTGAGGGGAAAAATTTGGCCACAAGTTTCTTCAACCGCCGTGTCGCTTcgtctccggattttggaaattcggagaaTACAGTCTCAACGCGCAAATCGTttggattttctagtgcaaaccaaACGAGGAAAACAGTTTTCGATCgggacctaattaggcgatcataggagaagagccgttcgtagAGATTTACAAGAAGAGCTATATCCGTTTAAACATCAGAATTGTTTGGAGTCCAGTGTTTAGAACgaaaaggtataattctaaataccctatgaatgttttgaacacacgacgcccaagaccaaaatttttaaacttccgttgcttcttgggtgcgagaatttgatgtcccaacagtggtatcagagccaggttattctcaatcgtgtgttttaattaaattgtattgagtttattatttctaaccgcgtaagaattttatgaaaaacgccccgaaaaattatttttgaaaaatctgtttttgaaaaaaaaaattaaaatttggtcTGCCTGGAACAGACGCGCGCACAGGGCAGCGTAACGTGCGGGCCAGGCGCCGAGCGGCGCGCCCGCAGCGAGCGCGCACGGCAGGCGCGCGGCGCGCGCGCAAGGCCTGCGCGCCTGTGCGAGCGGCCAACGCACAGCGCGCGCCAGCGCCCGATCGGATCGGACAGCGGGCGGGCGGCGCGGACGGGTACCCGAGAACATCTCGGGCACCGCGCTGGgtcgtgggcttgaattgttcgggCCAGGggtaattttctgattttttaaaattttgggttaaatttatattttatgaaattacggacgattttacccctacaataatttttataaaattaatttcttacaaaataaataattgaaatatgattttaattatttatggtaaaagttgttttacaagaaatttaattatttgaaattaaatttagTATCAATATAGCCTATAAACAAAAGTTTCTACTAAAAAAATAGGGCAATTCGTCCTGGATAAGTGAATTTTTCCAATCTTTTTTCGTTGAAGTCTAGTATAATCGATTATAAAAAAATGTAAACAACAATAATTGCATGCAagccttttttaaaaaaatataaactatTAAAATATACATTGCGAGATCAGAAATAATTTTGGGAAAATCAAttgttttaataataatctaATCTTTCGCACGTAATTAAACACGtcgaaaaaaaaacataaacattagAAGAAAAAGTACCTCATCATCGAATGCGAAATTCGCGAACTGATCCCCCCAAAGGCTTGGAGCAAAGTTATCTATCGGGCGAACAATTTCCTCCGGGTTCATTTTTGTTGAGTACGTATAATATATGA
Protein-coding regions in this window:
- the LOC142535186 gene encoding germacrene A synthase-like, which encodes MVDTMSLIDALERLGVSYHFDDEIEDKLEHYFGLNTNYEDEAYDLNTVSIHFRLFRQHGLHLTSDVFSKFRGGDGKFKESLKSDVRGLLSLYEAAHLRKRKENILEDALVFTKDCLKSMATNLQSPLNRQVEHALVQPLHLGYPRFESHHYITVYEEDVYSRDESLLKFAKLDYNAVQMLHKQELYEVSRWWREMNLTSQLPYARDRIVECYFWAMGASHLPRFSRARVMLTKVIQFLSLTDDTFDAYGTIEELDTYTKAIQRWDIREIDLLPEYMKPLYTAILKLYAGFKEELAKEGRSYAVDYTIDAFKEQVRSYNVEAKWFIEGYLPPFWEYLSNALTTCAYFFLSNASLMGTDFATKVEFEWLNMMPRILGASLEISRLVGDKATYKVEKGRGQKSTGIDCYMKDYGVTMEEAMNKIEEMTTDAWKDVNEDFKRPFPCSKEVLMIILNITRVICNIQEQ